A region from the Salidesulfovibrio onnuriiensis genome encodes:
- a CDS encoding ArsR/SmtB family transcription factor encodes MLKQMESDKSYELTAEVFKAMGHPARLAMLAALGQGEQCVCELQKLVELDMSTVSRHLAVLKRAGVVSSRKQGNWAYYRLELECVGAFIDCIETAKSGKKTRCSQCRN; translated from the coding sequence ATGTTGAAACAGATGGAATCGGACAAGTCCTACGAACTGACCGCCGAGGTATTTAAGGCCATGGGCCACCCGGCCCGGCTCGCCATGCTGGCGGCCCTGGGCCAGGGAGAGCAGTGCGTCTGCGAGCTGCAGAAGCTGGTGGAGCTGGATATGTCCACCGTGTCCAGGCACCTGGCCGTGCTCAAGCGGGCCGGGGTGGTTTCTTCGCGCAAGCAGGGCAACTGGGCCTATTACCGGCTGGAGCTGGAGTGCGTGGGCGCGTTCATTGATTGTATAGAAACCGCAAAATCGGGAAAGAAGACGAGGTGTTCGCAATGCAGGAACTGA
- the chrA gene encoding chromate efflux transporter, which yields MKRPALWRIFIIFLRLGLTAFGGPAMIPYIRRQAVDRQGWLSEESFAFGMSITQLIPGATAMQMAAYAGLRARGAWGAVAAYLGFSLPAFALMLVLSALYFSARDIVWVERLFAGLQAVVIALMANAALGFSLRYLDTPAAWALALLAGVWLGLKGNPILALVVVCALAVFVFRGERGASSAVQHSALHCDHRRAALGMAAFMLVAGGALFLLDPSLGDLAALMAKIDLFAFGGGYVSVPLMLHEVVEARSWLTEPQFMDGIALGQVTPGPIVMTATFVGYAVKGLPGAVAATVAVFSPSLLILLATTPFYERLSASAVARRVLRGSLISLVGLMAAVAVRFALIAQWDWTSALICAGALAALRLRVDILWVVCAGGVLSVMLG from the coding sequence GTGAAACGACCGGCGCTGTGGCGGATATTCATCATTTTCCTGCGGCTCGGGCTGACCGCCTTTGGCGGCCCGGCCATGATCCCCTATATCCGCCGTCAGGCCGTGGACAGGCAGGGCTGGCTTTCGGAAGAGTCCTTTGCCTTCGGCATGTCCATCACCCAGCTCATTCCCGGGGCCACGGCCATGCAGATGGCCGCCTACGCGGGCCTGCGCGCCCGGGGCGCCTGGGGGGCGGTGGCCGCCTATCTGGGGTTCAGCCTGCCCGCCTTTGCGCTCATGCTCGTCCTGTCCGCGCTCTATTTCTCGGCCCGGGACATCGTCTGGGTGGAGCGTCTGTTCGCGGGGCTCCAGGCCGTGGTTATCGCGCTCATGGCCAATGCGGCCCTGGGCTTTTCCCTGCGCTACCTGGATACCCCGGCCGCATGGGCCCTGGCCCTGCTGGCGGGCGTCTGGCTCGGGCTCAAGGGCAACCCCATCCTGGCCCTGGTCGTGGTCTGCGCGCTGGCCGTGTTCGTGTTTCGCGGGGAGCGGGGCGCATCCTCAGCCGTTCAGCACTCCGCCCTGCACTGCGACCACCGCCGTGCGGCCCTGGGCATGGCCGCGTTCATGCTTGTCGCCGGGGGAGCGCTCTTTCTGCTGGATCCCTCCCTGGGGGACCTTGCCGCGCTCATGGCCAAGATCGACCTGTTCGCCTTTGGCGGAGGCTACGTGTCCGTGCCCCTTATGCTTCATGAGGTGGTTGAGGCCCGGTCCTGGCTCACCGAGCCTCAGTTCATGGACGGCATTGCCCTGGGCCAGGTCACGCCCGGCCCCATCGTCATGACCGCCACCTTCGTGGGCTATGCGGTCAAGGGCCTTCCAGGTGCGGTCGCGGCCACCGTGGCCGTGTTCTCCCCCTCCCTGCTCATCCTCCTGGCGACCACCCCGTTCTACGAGCGTCTTTCCGCGTCGGCAGTGGCCCGCCGCGTGCTCAGGGGCAGCCTCATCTCCCTGGTGGGGCTCATGGCCGCCGTGGCCGTGCGCTTCGCCCTCATCGCCCAGTGGGACTGGACTTCGGCCCTGATCTGCGCCGGGGCCCTGGCCGCCCTGCGCCTGCGGGTGGATATCCTCTGGGTGGTCTGTGCGGGCGGCGTCCTTTCCGTCATGCTGGGCTGA
- a CDS encoding sensor histidine kinase, whose protein sequence is MKSDSSQSLVTGCNDEMVADGEFCFISSAERFNYVSKRIREKLADYDEYDFSPRQVRALNIFFDLSQEFRTREMFYATSLNILRIMFGLECCIYVLEDEETFSLGACSDGYGPDREKIRGWDDEFCGEKVETDTHLYFPIRCNPEYNDLLPFIPPDNIIGNFVIHKGREIFPDMKLFLGKYVNRVGYQLHNRILRARNREHLNFIRNLVEDIGHNVIVPNIYFKLYFNQLRRMITELEGIGEKMERVETVEGGACENCANRILQVHERMKSQFDEIYRHYVQTSMFLETLLRRRHFEEGRYVLEKKPCNPRTQVIEPQLERYRHRLEERGIQVDLGIGGAPPDQTIRMLMDMGLISQVFANLFSNAVKYTRDAELPDGRTGRFLSYGWKILKNHFAEGLDGIRMHVFSTGEPLRLVNPMEIFDPGFRAMDLPAESGTGHGLYFVRQVVELHRGEVGYLPYEYGNEFYFILPFELEGEPTPVFPPKYAA, encoded by the coding sequence ATGAAATCGGACAGCTCCCAAAGCCTGGTCACTGGCTGCAACGACGAGATGGTCGCAGACGGGGAGTTCTGCTTCATCTCCAGTGCGGAGCGGTTCAATTATGTTTCCAAGCGCATTCGCGAAAAGCTCGCCGACTATGACGAATACGACTTTTCGCCCCGCCAGGTGCGGGCCCTGAACATTTTCTTCGATCTCAGCCAGGAATTCCGGACCCGTGAGATGTTCTACGCCACCAGCCTGAACATCCTGCGCATCATGTTCGGCCTGGAATGCTGCATCTACGTGCTGGAGGACGAGGAGACCTTTTCCCTGGGAGCCTGTTCCGACGGCTACGGCCCGGACCGGGAAAAGATCCGCGGCTGGGACGACGAATTTTGCGGGGAAAAGGTGGAGACCGATACCCATCTGTATTTCCCCATCCGCTGCAATCCCGAATACAACGATCTGCTGCCCTTTATCCCGCCGGACAACATCATCGGCAATTTCGTGATCCACAAGGGCCGCGAGATTTTTCCGGACATGAAGCTGTTTCTGGGCAAGTACGTCAACCGGGTGGGCTACCAGCTGCACAACCGCATCCTGCGCGCCCGCAACCGCGAGCATCTCAACTTCATCCGCAACCTGGTGGAGGACATCGGCCACAACGTCATCGTGCCCAACATTTATTTCAAGCTCTATTTCAACCAGTTGCGGCGCATGATTACCGAGCTGGAGGGCATAGGCGAGAAAATGGAGCGGGTGGAGACCGTGGAGGGCGGGGCCTGCGAGAACTGCGCGAACCGCATCCTCCAGGTGCACGAGAGGATGAAGTCGCAGTTCGACGAAATCTACCGGCACTACGTGCAGACCAGCATGTTTCTGGAAACCCTGCTGCGCCGACGCCATTTCGAGGAAGGCCGTTACGTGCTGGAAAAGAAGCCGTGCAACCCCCGGACCCAGGTCATCGAGCCGCAGTTGGAACGGTACCGGCATCGTCTGGAGGAACGCGGCATCCAGGTCGATCTGGGCATCGGCGGCGCGCCCCCGGACCAGACTATCCGCATGCTCATGGACATGGGGCTCATCTCCCAGGTCTTTGCCAACCTGTTTTCCAATGCCGTGAAATACACCCGCGATGCCGAGCTGCCGGATGGGCGCACGGGACGCTTCCTGTCCTACGGCTGGAAGATTCTCAAGAACCATTTTGCCGAGGGCCTGGACGGCATCCGCATGCATGTCTTTTCCACGGGCGAGCCCTTGCGGCTGGTCAACCCCATGGAGATCTTCGATCCCGGATTCCGCGCCATGGACCTGCCCGCGGAAAGCGGCACCGGGCACGGGCTCTATTTTGTGCGTCAGGTGGTGGAGCTGCACCGGGGCGAGGTGGGCTACCTGCCCTATGAGTACGGCAACGAGTTCTATTTCATTCTGCCCTTCGAGCTGGAGGGGGAACCCACTCCGGTCTTCCCGCCCAAGTATGCCGCCTGA
- a CDS encoding aminotransferase class V-fold PLP-dependent enzyme, translating to MNIHSYRNLFPITENKVYLSNSASTPASTRQVDAMARFFQDWAMQGRECVDYYMDQAEEARGTVADLIGADCEEVAFVSNTSMGLNAVAQGLKLGPGDAVLVPVPDFPANVFAWKNLEQDGVRIVEVPKREDGRFGVEELEKSLVPGARVVALSSVDFVTGFAADLKAIGSFCREKGLLFCVDAIQGLGVLPLDVRECGIHFLSSGTYKWLLGQRGAALLYVSEEADHLVSLPWAGWRTMAVDGWELHFSPKKGARRLEPGSLDIMGALAAKAGLDIIAEAGMAGIHTRIMDLTDMVKAELDSRSLEVVSPWGPGNVPALFPFLWTIRTRSCGILPHARFTAPPGWVWCASRRTSTTTRPTSRRSSMPWTGRCNGRGTKTVIIIE from the coding sequence ATGAACATACATTCCTATAGAAATCTGTTTCCCATTACCGAGAACAAAGTCTACCTGAGCAACTCCGCATCCACCCCGGCCTCCACGCGGCAGGTGGATGCCATGGCCCGTTTCTTTCAGGATTGGGCCATGCAGGGGCGCGAATGCGTGGATTACTACATGGATCAGGCCGAGGAGGCCCGGGGGACGGTCGCCGATCTCATCGGGGCCGACTGCGAGGAGGTCGCCTTTGTCTCCAACACCTCCATGGGACTCAATGCCGTGGCTCAAGGGCTGAAGCTCGGCCCGGGCGACGCGGTGCTGGTGCCGGTGCCGGATTTCCCGGCCAACGTCTTTGCCTGGAAGAATCTGGAGCAGGACGGGGTGCGCATCGTGGAGGTGCCCAAGCGCGAGGACGGCCGATTCGGCGTGGAGGAGTTGGAAAAATCCCTGGTGCCGGGCGCCAGGGTGGTTGCTCTCAGTTCCGTTGATTTCGTGACAGGATTCGCCGCCGATCTCAAGGCCATCGGTTCGTTTTGCCGGGAAAAGGGGCTGCTGTTCTGCGTGGACGCCATCCAGGGCCTGGGCGTGCTGCCGCTCGACGTCAGGGAATGCGGCATCCACTTTCTGTCCTCGGGCACCTACAAGTGGCTCCTGGGTCAGCGCGGGGCTGCCCTGCTTTATGTTTCCGAGGAGGCGGACCATCTCGTTTCCCTGCCCTGGGCCGGGTGGCGCACCATGGCCGTGGACGGCTGGGAACTGCATTTTTCCCCCAAGAAGGGGGCGAGAAGGCTGGAGCCCGGTTCCCTGGACATCATGGGAGCGCTGGCCGCCAAGGCAGGCCTGGACATCATCGCCGAGGCGGGAATGGCCGGAATTCATACCCGGATCATGGACCTCACGGACATGGTCAAGGCCGAACTGGACAGCCGGAGCCTGGAGGTGGTCAGCCCCTGGGGGCCGGGGAACGTTCCGGCATTGTTTCCTTTTTTGTGGACGATCCGGACAAGGTCGTGCGGGATCTTGCCGCACGCGAGGTTTACTGCACCGCCAGGATGGGTGTGGTGCGCGTCGCGCCGCACTTCTACAACAACGAGGCCGACATCGAGGCGTTCTTCGATGCCCTGGACAGGACGCTGTAACGGCCGGGGGACAAAAACCGTAATAATAATAGAATAG
- a CDS encoding HAD family hydrolase, with protein sequence MLRVEIHGIGAVELNHLVMDYNGTIAHDGDLLPGVAERIRALAPLLEITVLTADTHGTCEDKLEGLPCTVHVISEGDEGKAKRDFVRGLGVDHCAAVGNGRNDCLMLSECTIGIAVIQGECASARAVASADLIATDILSALDLFQHPQRINSCLRF encoded by the coding sequence ATGCTGCGCGTGGAAATCCACGGCATCGGCGCGGTGGAACTCAATCATCTCGTGATGGACTACAACGGCACCATCGCCCATGACGGCGACTTGCTGCCCGGAGTGGCCGAGCGCATCCGGGCCCTGGCCCCGCTCCTGGAGATCACCGTGCTCACGGCAGACACCCACGGCACCTGCGAGGACAAGCTGGAAGGCCTGCCCTGCACGGTGCACGTCATCAGCGAAGGGGACGAGGGCAAGGCCAAGCGCGACTTCGTACGCGGCCTGGGCGTGGACCACTGCGCGGCCGTGGGCAACGGGCGCAACGACTGCCTCATGCTCAGCGAGTGCACCATCGGCATCGCCGTGATCCAGGGCGAATGCGCCTCGGCCCGGGCCGTGGCCTCGGCCGACCTCATCGCCACGGACATCCTCTCGGCCCTGGACCTGTTCCAGCATCCCCAACGGATCAACTCCTGCCTCCGATTCTAG
- a CDS encoding methyl-accepting chemotaxis protein produces the protein MSRLLKLPFQTKLLAGTVCIVAAAILTMTLVTQFQVKDSLTEMGRTSMQSFGESMYNLMEMQHSLLADKVKTDLNLMQKEMAKYGSPFINAGNSVTMDIVNQVTKEKENVTIPTMQFGGHVISGTYDFVDMIQKQVGGTATIFQLLPGKLLRISTNVLKTDGQRAVGTYIPDSSPVYKSIMNGETYYGIAFVVNDWYQTAYMPLKDAFGKIVGVIYVGRKILTPEFRKAVEAAKIGGKGYGFIFNQKGGLVLHPSLEGESLVEYPFWELFKSIKDGYATYEFKGQDKQVFIKYFEPWGWSYGFSMTGNEIFNGVDRKLLLSNITVAVLSLVAVVGVLLLLIRVVTKPLHELSAFTGEVSHGNFDAEISYDVRDAIGDTIESVRDMILELKNKLGFSEGILRSLTYPCVVVDTEERISFVNQQELDLLQKDGIPGDYMGMSFSEFVYGDPGRETQMGKCIKDRCVIVGQETHGQGAKGREYDILVDMAVLEDLDGKVIGAFTIVTETTAIKANERLANEQRERIVQAARSADEIAEQLSSAAEELSAQVEQSSKGTGVQRERAAETATAMEEMNATVLEVARNAADAAANADEARVKAGTGAELVDKVVEAIAQVDARSAELKDSMDALGRQTESIGAIMQVIEDIADQTNLLALNAAIEAARAGEAGRGFAVVADEVRKLAEKTMDATKQVGQAITDIQDGAMRNVEATEVARESVRTSTELANQSGEAMEEIRSLVEQSADQVRNIATAAEQQSATSEEVNRATEEINVISAETATAMQESQNAIESLSQLAGQLKELIERMQEA, from the coding sequence ATGTCACGGTTGCTCAAGTTGCCTTTCCAGACCAAACTTCTGGCGGGTACCGTCTGTATCGTTGCCGCTGCCATTCTGACCATGACTCTTGTGACGCAGTTCCAGGTCAAGGATTCGCTCACCGAGATGGGGCGAACGTCCATGCAGTCCTTTGGCGAGAGCATGTACAATCTCATGGAAATGCAGCATTCCCTGCTGGCCGACAAGGTCAAGACCGATCTCAATCTCATGCAGAAGGAAATGGCCAAGTACGGCTCCCCGTTCATCAATGCGGGGAACTCCGTGACCATGGACATCGTCAACCAGGTGACCAAGGAAAAGGAGAACGTGACCATTCCCACCATGCAGTTCGGGGGGCATGTCATCAGCGGGACCTATGATTTCGTGGACATGATCCAGAAACAGGTGGGCGGGACCGCAACCATCTTTCAGCTGCTTCCGGGCAAGCTGCTGCGCATTTCCACCAACGTGCTGAAGACGGACGGCCAGCGCGCCGTGGGCACCTACATTCCGGACAGCAGCCCGGTGTACAAGTCCATCATGAACGGCGAGACCTACTACGGCATCGCCTTTGTGGTGAACGACTGGTACCAGACCGCCTACATGCCGCTCAAGGACGCCTTCGGCAAGATCGTGGGCGTCATCTACGTGGGCCGGAAGATCCTGACCCCGGAATTCCGCAAGGCCGTGGAGGCCGCCAAGATCGGCGGCAAGGGCTACGGGTTCATCTTCAACCAGAAGGGCGGCCTGGTGCTGCACCCGAGCCTGGAGGGCGAGAGCCTGGTCGAATATCCGTTCTGGGAGCTCTTCAAGAGCATCAAGGACGGATACGCCACCTACGAGTTCAAGGGCCAGGACAAGCAGGTCTTCATCAAGTATTTCGAGCCCTGGGGCTGGTCCTACGGGTTTTCCATGACCGGCAACGAGATCTTCAACGGCGTGGACCGCAAGCTGCTTCTTTCCAATATCACGGTGGCCGTGCTTTCCCTGGTTGCGGTGGTGGGCGTGCTCCTGTTGCTCATACGGGTGGTCACCAAGCCCCTGCACGAATTGTCCGCCTTCACCGGCGAGGTTTCCCACGGCAACTTCGACGCGGAGATTTCCTATGACGTCAGGGACGCCATCGGCGACACCATCGAGTCGGTGCGGGACATGATCCTGGAGCTCAAGAACAAGCTCGGCTTTTCCGAGGGCATTCTGCGCAGCCTGACCTACCCCTGCGTGGTGGTGGACACCGAGGAAAGGATTTCCTTCGTCAACCAGCAGGAACTGGACCTGCTCCAGAAGGACGGCATTCCCGGAGACTACATGGGCATGAGCTTCTCCGAATTCGTGTACGGCGACCCGGGCCGCGAAACCCAGATGGGCAAGTGCATCAAGGACAGGTGCGTCATCGTGGGCCAGGAAACCCACGGGCAGGGAGCCAAGGGCCGCGAATACGACATTCTTGTGGATATGGCCGTCCTGGAGGACCTGGACGGGAAGGTCATCGGCGCTTTCACCATCGTGACCGAGACCACGGCCATTAAGGCCAATGAACGCCTGGCCAATGAACAGCGGGAGCGCATCGTGCAGGCCGCCCGTTCCGCCGACGAGATCGCCGAGCAGCTTTCCTCGGCCGCTGAAGAGCTTTCCGCCCAGGTGGAGCAATCCTCCAAGGGCACGGGCGTGCAGCGCGAGCGCGCGGCGGAAACGGCCACGGCCATGGAAGAGATGAACGCCACGGTGCTGGAGGTGGCCCGCAACGCCGCGGACGCCGCCGCCAATGCGGACGAGGCCAGGGTCAAGGCCGGCACCGGTGCGGAACTGGTGGACAAGGTGGTGGAAGCCATCGCCCAGGTGGATGCCCGTTCCGCGGAGCTCAAGGACAGCATGGACGCCCTGGGCAGGCAGACCGAGAGCATCGGGGCCATCATGCAGGTCATCGAGGACATTGCGGACCAGACCAACCTGCTGGCCCTGAACGCGGCCATCGAGGCGGCCCGCGCCGGCGAGGCCGGTCGCGGTTTTGCCGTGGTCGCGGACGAGGTGCGCAAGCTGGCCGAGAAGACCATGGACGCCACCAAGCAGGTGGGCCAGGCCATCACCGACATTCAGGACGGGGCCATGCGCAACGTGGAGGCCACGGAGGTGGCCCGCGAATCGGTGCGCACCAGCACCGAGCTGGCCAACCAGTCCGGCGAGGCCATGGAGGAAATCCGTTCCCTGGTGGAACAGTCCGCGGACCAGGTCCGCAACATAGCCACGGCAGCGGAACAGCAGTCGGCCACCAGCGAGGAGGTCAACCGGGCCACCGAGGAGATCAACGTCATTTCCGCGGAAACGGCCACGGCCATGCAGGAGTCCCAGAACGCCATCGAGTCCCTGTCGCAGCTGGCTGGCCAGCTCAAGGAACTCATCGAGCGCATGCAGGAGGCCTAG
- a CDS encoding permease — protein MQELKMAPQQPCACMSGGKPQARQWSTGRMTLAGGALLLLWMAVYSQLRPFASWVTESLLGLDSASHMGAAVEFFVYDTPKVLLLLALIVFFIGVVRSWFTPEKTRAMLAGKREVVGNGMAACLGVLTPFCSCSAVPLFVGFVSAGIPLGVTFSFLIAAPMVNEVALVLLYGMFGWKVALLYLVTGLTIAMAAGWVIGRLHMEKHLQDWVRNQLSMGGAPAHGVLTLSDRARAGVEAVREIVGKVWVYVVLGIAVGAGIHGYVPQDFMASIMGREAWWSVPLAVVIGIPMYTNAAGVVPVIHALIGKGAALGSALAFMMSVIALSLPEMLILKKVLKVRLIVTFASVVGCGILIVGYLFNMIL, from the coding sequence ATGCAGGAACTGAAGATGGCGCCGCAACAGCCGTGCGCCTGCATGAGCGGCGGAAAGCCGCAGGCCAGACAGTGGAGCACGGGCCGCATGACCCTTGCGGGAGGAGCCCTGCTCCTGCTCTGGATGGCCGTATATTCCCAACTTCGGCCCTTTGCCTCCTGGGTCACCGAGTCCCTGCTGGGGCTCGACTCTGCCTCGCACATGGGCGCAGCCGTGGAATTCTTTGTTTACGACACCCCCAAAGTGCTCCTGCTGCTGGCCCTGATCGTCTTTTTCATCGGCGTGGTCCGGTCCTGGTTCACGCCCGAGAAGACACGGGCCATGCTCGCCGGAAAGCGCGAAGTGGTGGGCAACGGCATGGCCGCCTGCCTGGGCGTGCTGACCCCGTTCTGCTCCTGCTCGGCCGTGCCCCTGTTCGTGGGTTTCGTTTCCGCGGGCATTCCCCTGGGCGTGACCTTTTCCTTTCTCATTGCCGCGCCCATGGTCAACGAAGTGGCCCTTGTCTTGCTCTACGGCATGTTCGGCTGGAAGGTGGCCCTGCTCTATCTGGTCACGGGGCTGACCATCGCCATGGCGGCCGGCTGGGTCATCGGCCGTCTGCATATGGAGAAACATTTACAGGACTGGGTGCGCAACCAGCTCTCCATGGGCGGCGCTCCCGCCCATGGCGTCCTGACCCTTTCCGACCGCGCGCGGGCCGGGGTGGAGGCCGTGCGCGAGATCGTGGGCAAGGTCTGGGTCTACGTGGTGCTCGGCATTGCCGTGGGCGCGGGCATTCACGGCTACGTGCCTCAGGACTTCATGGCCTCCATCATGGGCAGGGAGGCCTGGTGGTCCGTGCCCCTGGCCGTAGTTATCGGCATCCCCATGTATACCAACGCCGCAGGCGTGGTTCCGGTGATTCATGCACTTATCGGTAAGGGAGCGGCGCTCGGATCGGCTTTGGCTTTCATGATGTCGGTGATCGCGCTTTCGCTTCCCGAAATGCTCATTCTCAAGAAGGTGCTCAAGGTCCGGCTCATCGTCACCTTTGCCTCGGTGGTGGGCTGCGGGATATTGATTGTGGGGTATCTCTTCAACATGATACTGTGA
- a CDS encoding AI-2E family transporter, translated as MFDSDRPYTFDRVVRLALAAALLWAGVSLAGYLSEALLPFAAALVLAYMINPLVELTQKLIKSRPAAVVLTLLLVTAALVGLIWVLVPVIASELSHMGSTLSELVNNSALAQKAADRLPPDLWQAIRDLAKNEDVRRFFSETGLSEMLQAGAKKALPGMWKIISGTANILLALAGLVVVGLYLSFILLDFGKFRDNWQEYIPGKYRQTVVDFFEEFTTAMNRYFRTQALIALIMGVLFSLGFSLIGLPLAVVLGMFTGLLNLVPYLQIAGLIPAFALAGVDAVIHGHSLWYGFALVGGVFAVAQLTQDAVLVPRLQGKAMGLSPWLILLSLSVWGQLLGFLGLIIALPMTVLCLAYYRRFLKQSPAQGYKG; from the coding sequence ATGTTCGACAGCGACAGACCCTATACCTTCGACCGCGTGGTGCGTCTCGCCCTGGCCGCGGCCCTGCTCTGGGCGGGCGTGAGCCTTGCCGGGTACCTGAGCGAGGCCCTGCTCCCGTTTGCGGCCGCCCTGGTGCTGGCCTACATGATCAACCCGCTGGTGGAACTGACCCAAAAGCTGATCAAGTCCCGTCCAGCGGCCGTGGTCCTGACACTGCTGCTGGTCACCGCGGCCTTGGTCGGCCTGATCTGGGTCCTGGTTCCGGTCATCGCTTCCGAGCTTTCCCACATGGGCTCCACGCTTTCGGAGCTGGTCAACAATTCGGCCCTGGCGCAAAAGGCTGCGGACCGGCTGCCGCCCGACCTGTGGCAGGCCATTCGCGACCTGGCCAAGAACGAGGACGTGCGCAGGTTCTTCAGTGAAACCGGACTTTCCGAGATGCTCCAGGCCGGGGCGAAAAAGGCCCTGCCCGGCATGTGGAAGATCATCAGCGGCACGGCCAACATCCTGCTGGCCCTGGCCGGGCTGGTGGTCGTCGGCCTGTACCTGAGCTTCATCCTGCTGGACTTCGGCAAATTCCGCGACAACTGGCAGGAGTACATCCCGGGCAAGTACCGGCAGACCGTGGTGGACTTTTTCGAGGAATTCACCACGGCCATGAACCGCTATTTCCGCACCCAGGCCCTCATCGCCCTGATCATGGGCGTGCTCTTTTCCCTGGGATTCAGCCTCATCGGACTACCCCTGGCCGTGGTGCTGGGCATGTTCACCGGGCTCCTGAATCTGGTTCCCTATCTCCAGATCGCCGGGCTCATACCGGCCTTTGCCCTGGCCGGGGTGGACGCCGTGATACACGGCCACAGCCTGTGGTACGGCTTCGCCCTGGTGGGCGGCGTGTTCGCAGTGGCGCAGCTCACCCAGGACGCGGTCCTGGTGCCGAGGCTGCAGGGCAAGGCCATGGGGCTCTCCCCCTGGCTCATCCTGCTCTCCCTGTCTGTCTGGGGGCAACTGCTCGGCTTCCTGGGCCTGATCATCGCCCTGCCCATGACCGTGCTCTGCCTGGCCTACTACCGGCGCTTTCTCAAGCAATCCCCCGCGCAGGGCTACAAGGGCTGA
- the serB gene encoding phosphoserine phosphatase SerB, with translation MPNEQLILIHVTGQDRPGLTATLAEVLADFGVDILDIGQSVIHDFLTLGILVRLPADSKPVLKDMLFKAHELGVSMKLHPLEKEKYESWVGAANRPRHIVTLLARHITSAQVARVSTIMRDNGLNIDTIHRLSGRMPLDSDRSLSRACVEFTVRGTPRDMAALRAQLLDLSAALGVDIAFQEDNIFRRNRRLVAFDMDSTLIQAEVIDELAKEAGVGDKVAAITEEAMRGELDFSQSLTKRLALLEGLDESVLEKVYDRLPLTEGAERLIRVLKSVGYTVAILSGGFTYFGNRLKERLGLDYVYANQLEIVNGKLTGRAEGYIVDANKKAELLKHIADKEGISLQQCIAVGDGANDLPMLNLAGLGIAFHAKPKVKQGARQSISTLGLDSILYLIGVRDRETVH, from the coding sequence ATGCCCAACGAACAGTTGATTCTCATACACGTCACCGGACAGGACCGCCCCGGCCTGACCGCCACCCTGGCCGAGGTTCTCGCGGACTTCGGCGTGGACATCCTGGACATCGGCCAGTCGGTCATCCACGACTTCCTGACATTGGGAATCCTGGTGCGCCTGCCCGCCGACTCCAAGCCAGTGCTCAAGGACATGCTCTTCAAGGCCCACGAACTGGGCGTCTCCATGAAGCTGCATCCCCTGGAAAAGGAAAAATACGAGAGCTGGGTCGGGGCCGCCAACCGCCCGAGGCACATCGTGACCCTGCTGGCCCGGCACATCACCTCCGCGCAGGTGGCGCGCGTCTCGACCATCATGCGCGACAACGGCCTGAACATCGACACCATCCACAGGCTTTCCGGCCGCATGCCGCTGGACAGCGACCGTTCCCTTTCACGCGCCTGCGTGGAATTCACGGTCCGCGGCACCCCCCGGGACATGGCCGCGCTCCGGGCGCAGCTCCTGGACCTTTCTGCGGCGCTGGGCGTGGACATCGCCTTCCAGGAAGACAACATCTTCCGCCGCAACCGCAGGCTGGTGGCCTTTGACATGGACTCCACCCTGATCCAGGCCGAGGTCATAGACGAACTGGCCAAGGAGGCCGGGGTGGGCGACAAGGTGGCGGCCATCACCGAGGAAGCCATGCGCGGCGAACTGGACTTCAGCCAGAGCCTGACAAAGCGTCTGGCCCTGCTGGAAGGGCTGGACGAATCCGTGTTGGAAAAGGTCTATGACCGGCTGCCGCTCACCGAGGGGGCCGAGCGCCTCATCCGGGTGCTCAAATCCGTGGGCTATACCGTGGCCATCCTTTCGGGCGGGTTCACCTACTTCGGCAACCGGCTCAAGGAACGCCTGGGCCTCGACTACGTCTACGCCAACCAGCTGGAGATCGTGAACGGCAAGCTTACGGGCAGGGCCGAGGGATACATCGTGGACGCCAACAAAAAGGCCGAACTGCTCAAGCACATTGCGGACAAGGAAGGCATCAGCCTGCAGCAGTGCATCGCCGTGGGCGACGGGGCCAACGATCTGCCCATGCTCAACCTTGCGGGGCTGGGCATCGCCTTCCACGCCAAGCCCAAGGTCAAGCAGGGGGCCCGCCAGTCCATCTCCACCCTGGGGCTGGACTCCATCCTCTACCTCATCGGCGTACGCGACCGCGAAACCGTGCACTAA